The genomic window AGCGTGGCCCGACCCCAATTCCATTCACAGCTTCACCGGGGGCTGTCCCAGATGTTTATTAAACCTTAAATCTTATAATCCTATGAACATAAAAAAAATCACAGACCAGTTGATCACCCACGAAGGCCTGGAATTAAAACCATACAATTGACCTGCAGGCAAGCTCACCATTGGTGTGGGCAGAAATCTGGAAGACAAAGGCATAAAAAAAAGAAGCAGTAATGCTGCTTGAAAATGATATTCAGGAGTGCATTGCAGATCTGCAAAAGATTTTCCAGGATGACCAGGACAAAGAAAACAGGTTTGATCTGCTACCGGAACAAGCACAAATGGTTCTGGTGGATATGTGGTTTAATCTTGGGTATCAAGGATTCAGAAAGTTTGAAAACATGATAACAGCAGTAAGACAGCAGGACTTTCTCAGCGCTGCCCGGGTAATGAAAGACTCCCGCTGGTATCATCAGGTCGGTAAAAGAGCGGAGCGCCTTAAAGAAATGATGCAGAATTCAACAGATTCCACAGACCCAGCATCCTGATCCTTAAAATGCTGTTTTTGCCCCCGAAAAGTGGCTTTTAAGAGGCAAAAACATGCATTTTTGGATCGAATTGCCTTTAATAACAAGCACTTAAGTTGGTCAGACCCCGCTTTCTATGGGTCACTTTGGATCCGGGATGGGCCTTCTAAGGCCTGAACTTGGTTTATTTGAGGGATTTTTGTATATGATTTTAGATGATTGCGTAGGTCCGACCGACGCGCAGTTTCACTATCCAGCCGAAGCTGGAGAAGCTCGGACTCTATATTATAGAAGGGATATAATAGGTAGAGCAGATCAAGCAGCGCCTTTTCTCTGGTCGCATAGGGGATTGTCCGGCCGTCTGCAATTGAGCGGGGGAAATAGCCGAACATCAAATCGCTCTTGATGTTTTTTTAGGAGTACTCACCGAATTCGTTGGTAAACGATGCGGTTTTCAGAGATGTGACGCTGGTTATCTGGACTACTGATGTTGGAGGTGTATGGTTTAAAAAACAGGGCGGGGTATAGCGGGATATTCAGACGGGTTTATGATTACCCCTTGCAACATAACTTAACTTGTAACACAAAGGTCCGATTCCGGAACAACAATAGGATAAGCTGAAATATATAAGGCCAATACAATTATGACCCAGAAAGATCAAGATCCAATATTTGTCTTAGATGCAGGATGGAGCACTACACGCGTATTGAGCAATTTTCAACCGGAGATTGAGAATCCTGCCCAGAGCAAGGTCCAGACCCGGATGTTTCTCCCGGAAGGTGAAGGTCGGCAGGGCGAGGGCGGGCTTCGGAAGAAAGGATACTTTAAGCACAGCTATGAGGTTGTTGATGGAAAGTGGTACATTACGGACAATTTTAGTCTGAAAGATGATTGGCCGAAGGTACCGGTGGATTTCGAAATCCCTGCAGATGTGCAGGACCTGGTTCAAGCAAACCTTTTTCATAAGGACCAGGGCGGATCGCAAACTCAGGATGTGGAGCTGAAAAAATCTGCTGACTCTGCATTAGCCAATGCCAAATCAAAATCAATTCTCGGTGGACTTGCCAGGCCTTCATCTTTCTATAATGGCTTTTTTGAGGTTGAAAACGATGATATAGACGGCGAAAACGCCTATTGTTGGAACTTTAATGCAGTATAGTCAATACGATAGCGTGGCCCGACCCCAAAAGTCATATCGGCGCGGTGATACCCATTGCGGCTGGGTGGAAGGATCAGGTTTGGGTTCCTGGGGAACTGATTTTTCTTGTAATAAGACCTGACTAATGGTAACCTAAATGTTACCTTTGAAATATCGTATGATAGAGGTAAAAGAATATGTAGATGAGTCGGGCAAATCGCCTTATGCCAAGTGGCACAATCGCTTGAATGCCAGGGCGGCAGTGAAGGTGTCTGCTGCATTGTACAGGCTTGAGCAAGGCAACTTTTCAAACACAAAAGGCGTTGGTGGTGGAATTTTCGAGTACAAAATTGATTTTGGTCCTGGCTACCGCATCTATTTCGGAAAAGATGGCGAGCGTATTGTGATCATTTTAGGTGGCGGTACAAAGAAACGCCAAAATCAAGATATCGATGCCGCAAAAAT from Pseudomonadota bacterium includes these protein-coding regions:
- a CDS encoding glycoside hydrolase family protein, with product MLLENDIQECIADLQKIFQDDQDKENRFDLLPEQAQMVLVDMWFNLGYQGFRKFENMITAVRQQDFLSAARVMKDSRWYHQVGKRAERLKEMMQNSTDSTDPAS
- a CDS encoding type II toxin-antitoxin system RelE/ParE family toxin, coding for MIEVKEYVDESGKSPYAKWHNRLNARAAVKVSAALYRLEQGNFSNTKGVGGGIFEYKIDFGPGYRIYFGKDGERIVIILGGGTKKRQNQDIDAAKIHWQDYKARKRQSE